The proteins below are encoded in one region of Phyllopteryx taeniolatus isolate TA_2022b chromosome 11, UOR_Ptae_1.2, whole genome shotgun sequence:
- the fam83ha gene encoding protein FAM83H isoform X1: protein MARRSQCSSAGDNPLHPNYLPPHYREEYRLAIDALIEEALEGYYEFLQKADVVAFLSTPEIQYIQGSVHVPQRSTYQEQTFLESGGDSSSDTYWPIHSDLDAPGLDLGWPQPHLFGGPTEVTTLVNPPEPDMPSIKEQARRLIKNAQQVIAIVMDMFTDVDIFADILNAAMRNVVVYILLDEQNAHNFMNMVSNCRVNLQSIQFLRVRTVSGITYHCRSGKSFKGQMMDRFLLTDCRAVLSGNYSFMWSFEKLHRCMAHLFLGQLVSTFDEEFRILFAQSQPLLTDVPVAKEDIGLLQKRQYPSKITSLVYREPKKLVPMDMSHTEDWTKPSYDEQMETDWKMSHLKRNESLHGPVDMYSRFPSQQSGMEQQGHSKFPMMESPALKRHIYSEGVHGRYNYPFPTQPTADFEARGRMFHRGQQQNMGPGPEVDYKGPEKFWSQNYHSADQYLEPGVPQEIEPFDNFDPVLNYLSSTTNVDFEQVPGPADLPLSLSQATMDDKQFFQEPNTDRKDPMVKRGLRNWRINSYLSACDNPGDEGLPLIQPQASDPFEELSNPVQPTAPVRDFSIPKIPNVREFKIPAIPRVSQLPSYAKAFALEPQESNKLPEESTAVTAATKTTPTPSESSSTTEGEKSEDAEQKEPNTAVRKDESFRRKYNAAMPRSSRLRSSLIFNSLDQHTAGQQDEESDKNESEQTKLPFVSQVFGQRRSAARESFGWTRYLNSSTFDSSVPEASKQEGNNKPEDKDSSKEDSKTSHENLEVQETLKLPDIEQQNVSPSPSRLKRSESDLAKTDQSTKSLVNNPLSVDMSDPDQRLMFFKDLAAKRKAAKAAEAEKRTEKTLIKTPTDLDSVTVEKEDSIPNDGRKGDTTSQMSISLSSSVIKQDLSKTKSTELPVDVSDEANKQEGKVSNLTVISQRSKSEQPRASSDLKKVELGNSQTAASSSVSAETEALQCDSEDTELHKPALSECSSGQQPILTKETHANLPSLKQDKSVSLLLKSTSNESTLFIPDLGDSASSTASTMVTSNIRNQDSSQFMTNVESLPLESHSSKVAQPDSKSSNSEHPLSISNHQTTSSPHDSNINSPSIQFLTCDKIHQGESVSASTLRSTQSTEEKSSFMQREAESSQDQAASVSVSMPPEINPSLCDSAYEQSGVFHENCASGSESSSSSLQPTPKTNTEKSCSFSCDSQKVSALENSSGTTPVVDKTRLSPIVVPSSFRQDIPTHSLSSSPLEFNIFGLKSHSKSDKKEAHIPKPTLDLSQEPLRQTNSASEPDRAGSSTPAGSDLCSTVLVQSGLPSHTERAEGIMPALHWSSGRSSLINGNPTDINKVTTHPTSIVTSVMADKDLNADHSEACSSKLAAPLDSNSTGYQNYVSEDSKLLMPFENKTEDSETTIPVNKSTGQQSVCSERINESAGQNKCSGVTAEEVVPSSQQSKQPKSSQSRYHSSTVGVLSSSNLRDDTKLLLEQISANSQSRNESTKESPVTDDEKEDGADKNAKRGKERELSQDRDKLLEKLQSMRKERKVYSRFDMAP from the exons ATGGCACGTCGCTCGCAATGTTCTTCTGCCGGGGATAACCCCCTGCACCCCAACTACCTTCCTCCTCACTATCGCGAAGAGTACCGTCTGGCAATTGACGCACTGATTGAGGAAGCGCTGGAAGGATATTATGAGTTTCTCCAAAAAGCAGATGTGGTGGCCTTCCTGTCCACACCTGAGATCCAGTATATTCAGGGCTCAGTCCACGTTCCTCAGCGAAGCACCTACCAAGAGCAAACTTTTCTCGAGAGTGGAGGAGACAGCTCCTCGGACACTTATTGGCCAATCCACTCGGACCTGGACGCCCCTGGCCTGGATCTTGGCTGGCCCCAGCCTCATCTTTTTGGTGGCCCCACAGAGGTCACCACTCTGGTTAACCCTCCTGAGCCTGACATGCCGAGTATCAAGGAGCAGGCTCGGCGACTTATCAAGAATGCTCAGCAG GTGATTGCCATAGTAATGGACATGTTTACTGATGTTGACATATTTGCCGATATTTTAAATGCTGCCATGAGGAACGTTGTCGTCTATATTCTTTTAGACGAGCAGAACGCACATAATTTCATGAACATGGTGTCCAACTGCAGAGTAAATCTACAGAGTATCCAA TTTTTACGCGTGAGAACTGTGTCTGGCATCACTTATCACTGCCGGTCTGGGAAATCCTTCAAAGGTCAGATGATGGATCGCTTCTTGCTGACAGACTGCAGGGCCGTACTGAGTGGGAACTACAG CTTCATGTGGTCTTTCGAGAAACTACATCGTTGTATGGCACACCTTTTCCTTGGACAGCTTGTATCGACTTTTGATGAAGAGTTTCGGATCCTCTTTGCTCAGTCACAGCCGTTACTGACTGATGTGCCTGTTGCGAAGGAAGACATTGGCCTTTTACAGAAGAGGCAATACCCAAGTAAAATAACTTCTCTCGTGTACAGAGAGCCCAAAAAGTTGGTACCAATGGACATGTCTCATACAGAGGATTGGACTAAACCATCTTATGATGAACAAATGGAAACTGACTGGAAAATGTCGCATCTCAAAAGGAACGAATCTTTGCATGGTCCTGTTGATATGTACAGTCGATTTCCATCACAGCAGTCAGGAATGGAGCAGCAAGGTCACTCCAAGTTTCCCATGATGGAAAGCCCTGCTTTGAAACGCCACATTTATAGTGAAGGTGTTCATGGCAGGTACAATTACCCATTCCCGACTCAGCCCACAGCAGACTTTGAGGCTCGGGGAAGGATGTTTCACAGGGGACAGCAGCAAAATATggggccaggtcctgaagtTGATTATAAGGGCCCTGAGAAATTCTGGAGCCAAAACTATCATTCAGCAGATCAGTATTTGGAACCAGGCGTACCACAAGAGATTGAGCCATTTGATAACTTTGACCCTGTGCTTAACTATTTATCATCCACCACAAATGTGGACTTTGAACAGGTCCCAGGTCCTGCAGATTTACCTTTAAGTTTATCTCAGGCTACAATGGATGACAAGCAGTTTTTCCAGGAGCCTAACACTGACCGCAAAGACCCCATGGTAAAGCGGGGTTTAAGGAACTGGAGAATTAACTCTTACCTCAGTGCATGTGATAATCCAGGAGATGAAGGCCTGCCATTGATACAGCCTCAGGCATCAGATCCTTTTGAGGAGCTCTCCAACCCCGTACAGCCAACAGCACCAGTCAGAGATTTTTCAATTCCTAAAATTCCAAATGTCCGAGAGTTTAAGATTCCTGCCATTCCAAGAGTAAGTCAGTTGCCAAGTTATGCCAAAGCTTTTGCACTGGAACCACAGGAGTCAAATAAATTGCCAGAAGAAAGTACTGCTGTGACAGCTGCCACCAAAACAACACCAACACCCTCAGAATCATCATCAACAACTGAAGGGGAGAAATCAGAAGATGCAGAACAAAAGGAACCTAATACTGCTGTTCGAAAGGATGAGTCATTTAGGAGAAAATACAATGCAGCAATGCCAAGAAGCTCGAGGTTAAGATCATCTCTGATATTTAACTCTTTAGACCAGCATACAGCAGGgcaacaagatgaggaaagtgacaaaaatgagaGCGAGCAGACAAAACTACCCTTTGTTTCTCAGGTTTTTGGACAAAGAAGATCAGCTGCAAGAGAATCTTTTGGATGGACTCGTTACTTAAATTCATccacatttgacagctctgtgCCAGAAGCCTCAAAGCAAGAAGGAAATAATAAACCAGAGGATAAAGATTCATCAAAGGAAGATTCAAAGACTTCCCATGAAAATCTAGAGGTACAAGAAACATTAAAACTGCCAGATATTGAACAACAAAACGTTTCTCCATCACCATCCAGATTGAAGCGGTCTGAATCTGATCTGGCAAAAACTGATCAATCAACTAAGTCTTTGGTCAACAATCCATTGTCTGTCGATATGAGTGATCCTGATCAAAGATTAATGTTTTTCAAAGATCTGGCTGCAAAGCGCAAAGCTGCTAAGGCTGCAGAAGCTGAAAAGAGAACAGAGAAGACTCTAATTAAAACACCAACTGATCTTGACAGTGTTACTGTTGAAAAGGAGGACTCCATACCAAATGATGGAAGGAAAGGTGATACGACATCCCAAATGTCAATCTCATTATCATCAAGTGTTATTAAACAAGatttaagtaaaacaaaatcCACAGAACTGCCTGTTGATGTCAGTGATGAGGCAAACAAGCAAGAGGGCAAGGTCAGTAATCTAACAGTTATCTCCCAGAGATCAAAAAGTGAACAACCAAGAGCctcaagtgatttaaaaaaggtAGAATTGGGGAACAGTCAAACGGCAGCATCTTCATCTGTTTCTGCAGAAACAGAAGCTCTTCAATGTGATTCAGAAGACACAGAGCTTCACAAACCTGCCTTGAGTGAGTGTAGCTCTGGTCAACAACCCATTTTAACAAAAGAAACACATGCTAATCTTCCATCGCTTAAGCAAGATAAAAGTGTATCATTACTTCTTAAGTCTACCTCTAATGAGTCCACATTATTTATTCCCGATTTGGGGGATTCAGCATCATCTACTGCATCTACCATGGTTACTTCTAACATCCGAAATCAAGACTCATCACAGTTCATGACCAACGTGGAATCTCTTCCTCTGGAATCACATTCTAGCAAAGTAGCACAACCAGATTCAAAAAGCTCTAACTCTGAACACCCGCTATCCATTTCTAATCATCAAACCACATCCAGTCCTCATGACTCTAACATAAACTCACCTAGTATACAGTTCCTAACTTGTGACAAAATACACCAAGGTGAATCTGTCAGTGCCTCCACACTAAGATCCACCCAATCTACTGAGGAAAAATCATCTTTCATGCAGAGAGAAGCGGAGTCTTCACAAGACCAGGCAGCTTCTGTTTCAGTGTCAATGCCACCTGAAATAAATCCTTCGTTATGTGACTCTGCGTATGAGCAATCTGgtgttttccatgaaaattGTGCATCTGGTTCAGAGTCAAGCTCATCTTCGTTACAACCTACTCCTAAGACAAACACTGAAAAATCTTGTTCTTTTTCATGTGATTCCCAAAAGGTTTCTGCATTAGAAAACAGCTCAGGAACTACTCCAGTAGTAGACAAGACTAGGTTGTCACCCATTGTTGTTCCCTCATCCTTCAGACAAGACATCCCAACTCATAGTCTTAGCTCTTCCCCACTTGAATTCAATATATTTGGTTTGAAAAGTCATTCTAAATCTGACAAAAAAGAAGCCCATATTCCTAAACCCACTCTAGACTTATCTCAAGAGCCACTTAGACAAACAAACTCCGCATCCGAACCTGACCGAGCAGGATCCTCCACTCCTGCTGGTTCAGATTTATGTTCAACTGTGTTAGTTCAATCTGGTTTGCCTTCCCACACTGAAAGAGCAGAAGGTATCATGCCAGCATTGCATTGGTCCTCTGGTAGAAGCTCTTTAATTAATGGCAATCCAACTGACATAAACAAAGTTACAACCCACCCTACCTCAATTGTCACATCTGTTATGGCCGACAAAGATCTCAACGCTGATCATTCTGAAGCCTGCTCATCAAAGTTAGCTGCACCTCTTGATAGCAATAGTACGGGCTATCAGAATTATGTCAgcgaagattctaaattgcttatgccttttgaaaataaaacggAGGACAGTGAAACTACAATTCCAGTTAACAAGAGTACTGGACAGCAGTCTGTCTGCAGTGAAAGAATAAATGAATCAGCAGggcaaaataaatgttcagGGGTTACAGCAGAGGAAGTTGTACCATCGTCACAACAATCCAAGCAGCCAAAGTCAAGCCAGTCTCGGTACCACTCGTCAACGGTTGGTGTGCTTTCTAGCAGCAACCTCCGAGACGATACAAAGCTGCTGCTAGAACAAATTTCAGCAAATAGCCAAAGCAGGAATGAGTCTACCAAGGAGTCACCTGTCACTGATGATGAGAAAGAAGATGGAGCTGACAAAAACGCCAAAAGGGGAAAAGAAAGAGAGTTATCTCAGGACCGTGACAAGCTGCTGGAGAAACTCCAAAGCATGAGGAAGGAGAGGAAAGTTTACAGTCGCTTTGAT ATGGCTCCTTAA
- the fam83ha gene encoding protein FAM83H isoform X2 encodes MNMVSNCRVNLQSIQFLRVRTVSGITYHCRSGKSFKGQMMDRFLLTDCRAVLSGNYSFMWSFEKLHRCMAHLFLGQLVSTFDEEFRILFAQSQPLLTDVPVAKEDIGLLQKRQYPSKITSLVYREPKKLVPMDMSHTEDWTKPSYDEQMETDWKMSHLKRNESLHGPVDMYSRFPSQQSGMEQQGHSKFPMMESPALKRHIYSEGVHGRYNYPFPTQPTADFEARGRMFHRGQQQNMGPGPEVDYKGPEKFWSQNYHSADQYLEPGVPQEIEPFDNFDPVLNYLSSTTNVDFEQVPGPADLPLSLSQATMDDKQFFQEPNTDRKDPMVKRGLRNWRINSYLSACDNPGDEGLPLIQPQASDPFEELSNPVQPTAPVRDFSIPKIPNVREFKIPAIPRVSQLPSYAKAFALEPQESNKLPEESTAVTAATKTTPTPSESSSTTEGEKSEDAEQKEPNTAVRKDESFRRKYNAAMPRSSRLRSSLIFNSLDQHTAGQQDEESDKNESEQTKLPFVSQVFGQRRSAARESFGWTRYLNSSTFDSSVPEASKQEGNNKPEDKDSSKEDSKTSHENLEVQETLKLPDIEQQNVSPSPSRLKRSESDLAKTDQSTKSLVNNPLSVDMSDPDQRLMFFKDLAAKRKAAKAAEAEKRTEKTLIKTPTDLDSVTVEKEDSIPNDGRKGDTTSQMSISLSSSVIKQDLSKTKSTELPVDVSDEANKQEGKVSNLTVISQRSKSEQPRASSDLKKVELGNSQTAASSSVSAETEALQCDSEDTELHKPALSECSSGQQPILTKETHANLPSLKQDKSVSLLLKSTSNESTLFIPDLGDSASSTASTMVTSNIRNQDSSQFMTNVESLPLESHSSKVAQPDSKSSNSEHPLSISNHQTTSSPHDSNINSPSIQFLTCDKIHQGESVSASTLRSTQSTEEKSSFMQREAESSQDQAASVSVSMPPEINPSLCDSAYEQSGVFHENCASGSESSSSSLQPTPKTNTEKSCSFSCDSQKVSALENSSGTTPVVDKTRLSPIVVPSSFRQDIPTHSLSSSPLEFNIFGLKSHSKSDKKEAHIPKPTLDLSQEPLRQTNSASEPDRAGSSTPAGSDLCSTVLVQSGLPSHTERAEGIMPALHWSSGRSSLINGNPTDINKVTTHPTSIVTSVMADKDLNADHSEACSSKLAAPLDSNSTGYQNYVSEDSKLLMPFENKTEDSETTIPVNKSTGQQSVCSERINESAGQNKCSGVTAEEVVPSSQQSKQPKSSQSRYHSSTVGVLSSSNLRDDTKLLLEQISANSQSRNESTKESPVTDDEKEDGADKNAKRGKERELSQDRDKLLEKLQSMRKERKVYSRFDMAP; translated from the exons ATGAACATGGTGTCCAACTGCAGAGTAAATCTACAGAGTATCCAA TTTTTACGCGTGAGAACTGTGTCTGGCATCACTTATCACTGCCGGTCTGGGAAATCCTTCAAAGGTCAGATGATGGATCGCTTCTTGCTGACAGACTGCAGGGCCGTACTGAGTGGGAACTACAG CTTCATGTGGTCTTTCGAGAAACTACATCGTTGTATGGCACACCTTTTCCTTGGACAGCTTGTATCGACTTTTGATGAAGAGTTTCGGATCCTCTTTGCTCAGTCACAGCCGTTACTGACTGATGTGCCTGTTGCGAAGGAAGACATTGGCCTTTTACAGAAGAGGCAATACCCAAGTAAAATAACTTCTCTCGTGTACAGAGAGCCCAAAAAGTTGGTACCAATGGACATGTCTCATACAGAGGATTGGACTAAACCATCTTATGATGAACAAATGGAAACTGACTGGAAAATGTCGCATCTCAAAAGGAACGAATCTTTGCATGGTCCTGTTGATATGTACAGTCGATTTCCATCACAGCAGTCAGGAATGGAGCAGCAAGGTCACTCCAAGTTTCCCATGATGGAAAGCCCTGCTTTGAAACGCCACATTTATAGTGAAGGTGTTCATGGCAGGTACAATTACCCATTCCCGACTCAGCCCACAGCAGACTTTGAGGCTCGGGGAAGGATGTTTCACAGGGGACAGCAGCAAAATATggggccaggtcctgaagtTGATTATAAGGGCCCTGAGAAATTCTGGAGCCAAAACTATCATTCAGCAGATCAGTATTTGGAACCAGGCGTACCACAAGAGATTGAGCCATTTGATAACTTTGACCCTGTGCTTAACTATTTATCATCCACCACAAATGTGGACTTTGAACAGGTCCCAGGTCCTGCAGATTTACCTTTAAGTTTATCTCAGGCTACAATGGATGACAAGCAGTTTTTCCAGGAGCCTAACACTGACCGCAAAGACCCCATGGTAAAGCGGGGTTTAAGGAACTGGAGAATTAACTCTTACCTCAGTGCATGTGATAATCCAGGAGATGAAGGCCTGCCATTGATACAGCCTCAGGCATCAGATCCTTTTGAGGAGCTCTCCAACCCCGTACAGCCAACAGCACCAGTCAGAGATTTTTCAATTCCTAAAATTCCAAATGTCCGAGAGTTTAAGATTCCTGCCATTCCAAGAGTAAGTCAGTTGCCAAGTTATGCCAAAGCTTTTGCACTGGAACCACAGGAGTCAAATAAATTGCCAGAAGAAAGTACTGCTGTGACAGCTGCCACCAAAACAACACCAACACCCTCAGAATCATCATCAACAACTGAAGGGGAGAAATCAGAAGATGCAGAACAAAAGGAACCTAATACTGCTGTTCGAAAGGATGAGTCATTTAGGAGAAAATACAATGCAGCAATGCCAAGAAGCTCGAGGTTAAGATCATCTCTGATATTTAACTCTTTAGACCAGCATACAGCAGGgcaacaagatgaggaaagtgacaaaaatgagaGCGAGCAGACAAAACTACCCTTTGTTTCTCAGGTTTTTGGACAAAGAAGATCAGCTGCAAGAGAATCTTTTGGATGGACTCGTTACTTAAATTCATccacatttgacagctctgtgCCAGAAGCCTCAAAGCAAGAAGGAAATAATAAACCAGAGGATAAAGATTCATCAAAGGAAGATTCAAAGACTTCCCATGAAAATCTAGAGGTACAAGAAACATTAAAACTGCCAGATATTGAACAACAAAACGTTTCTCCATCACCATCCAGATTGAAGCGGTCTGAATCTGATCTGGCAAAAACTGATCAATCAACTAAGTCTTTGGTCAACAATCCATTGTCTGTCGATATGAGTGATCCTGATCAAAGATTAATGTTTTTCAAAGATCTGGCTGCAAAGCGCAAAGCTGCTAAGGCTGCAGAAGCTGAAAAGAGAACAGAGAAGACTCTAATTAAAACACCAACTGATCTTGACAGTGTTACTGTTGAAAAGGAGGACTCCATACCAAATGATGGAAGGAAAGGTGATACGACATCCCAAATGTCAATCTCATTATCATCAAGTGTTATTAAACAAGatttaagtaaaacaaaatcCACAGAACTGCCTGTTGATGTCAGTGATGAGGCAAACAAGCAAGAGGGCAAGGTCAGTAATCTAACAGTTATCTCCCAGAGATCAAAAAGTGAACAACCAAGAGCctcaagtgatttaaaaaaggtAGAATTGGGGAACAGTCAAACGGCAGCATCTTCATCTGTTTCTGCAGAAACAGAAGCTCTTCAATGTGATTCAGAAGACACAGAGCTTCACAAACCTGCCTTGAGTGAGTGTAGCTCTGGTCAACAACCCATTTTAACAAAAGAAACACATGCTAATCTTCCATCGCTTAAGCAAGATAAAAGTGTATCATTACTTCTTAAGTCTACCTCTAATGAGTCCACATTATTTATTCCCGATTTGGGGGATTCAGCATCATCTACTGCATCTACCATGGTTACTTCTAACATCCGAAATCAAGACTCATCACAGTTCATGACCAACGTGGAATCTCTTCCTCTGGAATCACATTCTAGCAAAGTAGCACAACCAGATTCAAAAAGCTCTAACTCTGAACACCCGCTATCCATTTCTAATCATCAAACCACATCCAGTCCTCATGACTCTAACATAAACTCACCTAGTATACAGTTCCTAACTTGTGACAAAATACACCAAGGTGAATCTGTCAGTGCCTCCACACTAAGATCCACCCAATCTACTGAGGAAAAATCATCTTTCATGCAGAGAGAAGCGGAGTCTTCACAAGACCAGGCAGCTTCTGTTTCAGTGTCAATGCCACCTGAAATAAATCCTTCGTTATGTGACTCTGCGTATGAGCAATCTGgtgttttccatgaaaattGTGCATCTGGTTCAGAGTCAAGCTCATCTTCGTTACAACCTACTCCTAAGACAAACACTGAAAAATCTTGTTCTTTTTCATGTGATTCCCAAAAGGTTTCTGCATTAGAAAACAGCTCAGGAACTACTCCAGTAGTAGACAAGACTAGGTTGTCACCCATTGTTGTTCCCTCATCCTTCAGACAAGACATCCCAACTCATAGTCTTAGCTCTTCCCCACTTGAATTCAATATATTTGGTTTGAAAAGTCATTCTAAATCTGACAAAAAAGAAGCCCATATTCCTAAACCCACTCTAGACTTATCTCAAGAGCCACTTAGACAAACAAACTCCGCATCCGAACCTGACCGAGCAGGATCCTCCACTCCTGCTGGTTCAGATTTATGTTCAACTGTGTTAGTTCAATCTGGTTTGCCTTCCCACACTGAAAGAGCAGAAGGTATCATGCCAGCATTGCATTGGTCCTCTGGTAGAAGCTCTTTAATTAATGGCAATCCAACTGACATAAACAAAGTTACAACCCACCCTACCTCAATTGTCACATCTGTTATGGCCGACAAAGATCTCAACGCTGATCATTCTGAAGCCTGCTCATCAAAGTTAGCTGCACCTCTTGATAGCAATAGTACGGGCTATCAGAATTATGTCAgcgaagattctaaattgcttatgccttttgaaaataaaacggAGGACAGTGAAACTACAATTCCAGTTAACAAGAGTACTGGACAGCAGTCTGTCTGCAGTGAAAGAATAAATGAATCAGCAGggcaaaataaatgttcagGGGTTACAGCAGAGGAAGTTGTACCATCGTCACAACAATCCAAGCAGCCAAAGTCAAGCCAGTCTCGGTACCACTCGTCAACGGTTGGTGTGCTTTCTAGCAGCAACCTCCGAGACGATACAAAGCTGCTGCTAGAACAAATTTCAGCAAATAGCCAAAGCAGGAATGAGTCTACCAAGGAGTCACCTGTCACTGATGATGAGAAAGAAGATGGAGCTGACAAAAACGCCAAAAGGGGAAAAGAAAGAGAGTTATCTCAGGACCGTGACAAGCTGCTGGAGAAACTCCAAAGCATGAGGAAGGAGAGGAAAGTTTACAGTCGCTTTGAT ATGGCTCCTTAA